One stretch of Corvus hawaiiensis isolate bCorHaw1 chromosome 1, bCorHaw1.pri.cur, whole genome shotgun sequence DNA includes these proteins:
- the LOC125324973 gene encoding uncharacterized protein LOC125324973 isoform X2 yields MPASGRKRKANFSNDETETLVWNVVRHFSALYGSEALRAHPVRRKQLWTQIQSRVNFLGYTERSIDDLKHKWRDLRLDVKKKITSKKHLPMNRAGGPLHKPRLTPLEKMVASTFLQASHDSEPEIILDPDLFFPGASKQPFMHLQPGVSHPSIYIDTNGQPSALPDVEGSAAPRLPGQSPDPAGVCEYGRGEGQGGSAESGPELRTPDVSAVSPSLRNESLVSYASMSEEEEREGREVERGHGGAAGMQPGPEAPMSAEEDMKLSRQAMLIRRCSSQGSVTSLPEDSLNPADAHSDWGHEGVSDLPALGRGLDSAHPEEQAGGPGPEMGALPRVLMGPTWEKAPAEEEPPARSPLHGALTEESLPSSASPPGDAPAAPGPARGLGCSRLREDRRESWRTSIHHLLDLEEQWDQLYHQELAMWQEERATQREERARDRELQFRLLGVLTDIRDELRYLRQERAAARQSPAPPPPEPRRDPSPLLEQPKAEPSFPEPPAGSAAWADTAVPSRSPFGNRGRGRRRGRPRGSASRHRRLFLTNS; encoded by the exons ATGCCAGCGTCTGGCCGGAAGAGGAAGGCCAACTTCTCCAATGACGAGACCGAGACGCTGGTCTGGAATGTGGTCCGGCATTTCAGCGCCCTGTACGGGTCCGAGGCCCTGCGGGCTCACCCCGTGCGGCGGAAGCAGCTCTGGACCCAAATCCAAAGCCGTGTCAACTTCCTGGGCTACACCGAGCGCTCCATCGACGACCTCAAGCACAAGTGGCGCGACCTGCGGCTGGACGTCAAGAAGAAAATCACCTCCAAGAAGCACCTGCCCATGAACCGCGCCGGGGGGCCGCTCCACAAGCCGCGCCTCACGCCCCTGGAGAAGATGGTGGCTTCCACCTTCCTGCAGGCCAGCCACGACTCGGAGCCCGAGATCATCCTGGACCCAG ATCTGTTCTTCCCCGGCGCGTCCAAGCAGCCCTTCATGCACCTGCAGCCCGGCGTGAGCCACCCCAGCATCTACATCGACACCAACGGGcagccctcagccctgcccGACGTGGAGGGCTCGGCCGCGCCACGCCTGCCGGGACAGAGCCCCGACCCCGCCGGCGTCTGCGAGTACGGCCGAGGAGAGGGGCAGGGCGGCTCCG CCGAGTCGGGACCGGAGCTGCGCACTCCAGACGTGTCGGCCGtctccccatccctgcgaaACGAGTCCCTGGTCTCCTACGCCTCCATGTCAGAGGAGGAGGAACGGGAAGGCCGGGAGGTGGAGAGGGGCCAcggcggggctgcggggatGCAGCCGGGGCCCGAGGCCCCCATGTCAGCGGAGGAGGACATGAAACTGTCCCGCCAGGCCATGCTGATCCGCCggtgcagctcccagggctccgTCACCTCGCTGCCCGAGGACTCCCTCAACCCCGCGGACGCTCACTCGGACTGGGGGCACGAGGGCGTGTCCGACCTGCCCGCCCTGGGCCGCGGGCTCGACTCGGCGCATCCCGAGGAGCAGGCGGGGGGCCCGGGCCCGGAGATGGGCGCCTTGCCCAGGGTACTGATGGGGCCCACCTGGGAGAAGGCCCCGGCGGAGGAGGAGCCCCCGGCCCGCTCCCCGCTGCACGGCGCCCTGACCGAGGAATCGCTGCCCTCCTCCGCCTCCCCGCCGGGAGAcgccccggccgcccccggccccgcccgcgggcTGGGCTGCTCCCGCCTGCGCGAGGACCGCCGCGAGAGCTGGAGGACTAGCATCCATCACCTGCTCGACCTGGAGGAGCAGTGGGACCAGCTGTACCATCAGGAGCTGGCCATGTGGCAGGAGGAACGGGCCACCCAGCGCGAGGAGCGGGCGCGCGACCGGGAGCTGCAGTTCCGCCTGCTCGGCGTCCTCACGGACATCCGCGACGAGCTGCGCTACCTGCGCCAGGagcgcgccgccgcccgccagagcccggccccgccgccccccgagccccgccgCGACCCCAGCCCGCTCCTCGAGCAGCCCAAAGCCGAGCCCAGCTTCCCCGAGCCGCCGGCCGGGAGCGCCGCCTGGGCAGACACCGCCGTGCCCAGCCGGAGCCCCTTCGGCAACCGCGGCCGGGGCCGGCGCCGCGGGCGGCCGCGCGGCTCCGCTTCCCGACACAGACGCCTCTTCCTCACCAACAGCTAG
- the LOC125324973 gene encoding uncharacterized protein LOC125324973 isoform X1: MDASGALASAPSSAAPSGSRSPMFPPGADREEWGPRFNCAPSTSAAASQAMPASGRKRKANFSNDETETLVWNVVRHFSALYGSEALRAHPVRRKQLWTQIQSRVNFLGYTERSIDDLKHKWRDLRLDVKKKITSKKHLPMNRAGGPLHKPRLTPLEKMVASTFLQASHDSEPEIILDPDLFFPGASKQPFMHLQPGVSHPSIYIDTNGQPSALPDVEGSAAPRLPGQSPDPAGVCEYGRGEGQGGSAESGPELRTPDVSAVSPSLRNESLVSYASMSEEEEREGREVERGHGGAAGMQPGPEAPMSAEEDMKLSRQAMLIRRCSSQGSVTSLPEDSLNPADAHSDWGHEGVSDLPALGRGLDSAHPEEQAGGPGPEMGALPRVLMGPTWEKAPAEEEPPARSPLHGALTEESLPSSASPPGDAPAAPGPARGLGCSRLREDRRESWRTSIHHLLDLEEQWDQLYHQELAMWQEERATQREERARDRELQFRLLGVLTDIRDELRYLRQERAAARQSPAPPPPEPRRDPSPLLEQPKAEPSFPEPPAGSAAWADTAVPSRSPFGNRGRGRRRGRPRGSASRHRRLFLTNS; this comes from the exons atggatgCCTCCGGGGCTCTTGCTTCGGCTCCCTCCTCCGCGGCTCCCTCGGGCTCCCGCAGCCCCATGTTCCCCCCAGGAGCTGACAGAGAGGAGTGGGGACCGAGGTTCAATTGTGCCCCTTCCACCTCTGCCGCAGCCTCGCAGGCGATGCCAGCGTCTGGCCGGAAGAGGAAGGCCAACTTCTCCAATGACGAGACCGAGACGCTGGTCTGGAATGTGGTCCGGCATTTCAGCGCCCTGTACGGGTCCGAGGCCCTGCGGGCTCACCCCGTGCGGCGGAAGCAGCTCTGGACCCAAATCCAAAGCCGTGTCAACTTCCTGGGCTACACCGAGCGCTCCATCGACGACCTCAAGCACAAGTGGCGCGACCTGCGGCTGGACGTCAAGAAGAAAATCACCTCCAAGAAGCACCTGCCCATGAACCGCGCCGGGGGGCCGCTCCACAAGCCGCGCCTCACGCCCCTGGAGAAGATGGTGGCTTCCACCTTCCTGCAGGCCAGCCACGACTCGGAGCCCGAGATCATCCTGGACCCAG ATCTGTTCTTCCCCGGCGCGTCCAAGCAGCCCTTCATGCACCTGCAGCCCGGCGTGAGCCACCCCAGCATCTACATCGACACCAACGGGcagccctcagccctgcccGACGTGGAGGGCTCGGCCGCGCCACGCCTGCCGGGACAGAGCCCCGACCCCGCCGGCGTCTGCGAGTACGGCCGAGGAGAGGGGCAGGGCGGCTCCG CCGAGTCGGGACCGGAGCTGCGCACTCCAGACGTGTCGGCCGtctccccatccctgcgaaACGAGTCCCTGGTCTCCTACGCCTCCATGTCAGAGGAGGAGGAACGGGAAGGCCGGGAGGTGGAGAGGGGCCAcggcggggctgcggggatGCAGCCGGGGCCCGAGGCCCCCATGTCAGCGGAGGAGGACATGAAACTGTCCCGCCAGGCCATGCTGATCCGCCggtgcagctcccagggctccgTCACCTCGCTGCCCGAGGACTCCCTCAACCCCGCGGACGCTCACTCGGACTGGGGGCACGAGGGCGTGTCCGACCTGCCCGCCCTGGGCCGCGGGCTCGACTCGGCGCATCCCGAGGAGCAGGCGGGGGGCCCGGGCCCGGAGATGGGCGCCTTGCCCAGGGTACTGATGGGGCCCACCTGGGAGAAGGCCCCGGCGGAGGAGGAGCCCCCGGCCCGCTCCCCGCTGCACGGCGCCCTGACCGAGGAATCGCTGCCCTCCTCCGCCTCCCCGCCGGGAGAcgccccggccgcccccggccccgcccgcgggcTGGGCTGCTCCCGCCTGCGCGAGGACCGCCGCGAGAGCTGGAGGACTAGCATCCATCACCTGCTCGACCTGGAGGAGCAGTGGGACCAGCTGTACCATCAGGAGCTGGCCATGTGGCAGGAGGAACGGGCCACCCAGCGCGAGGAGCGGGCGCGCGACCGGGAGCTGCAGTTCCGCCTGCTCGGCGTCCTCACGGACATCCGCGACGAGCTGCGCTACCTGCGCCAGGagcgcgccgccgcccgccagagcccggccccgccgccccccgagccccgccgCGACCCCAGCCCGCTCCTCGAGCAGCCCAAAGCCGAGCCCAGCTTCCCCGAGCCGCCGGCCGGGAGCGCCGCCTGGGCAGACACCGCCGTGCCCAGCCGGAGCCCCTTCGGCAACCGCGGCCGGGGCCGGCGCCGCGGGCGGCCGCGCGGCTCCGCTTCCCGACACAGACGCCTCTTCCTCACCAACAGCTAG
- the LOC125324678 gene encoding LOW QUALITY PROTEIN: tigger transposable element-derived protein 3-like (The sequence of the model RefSeq protein was modified relative to this genomic sequence to represent the inferred CDS: deleted 1 base in 1 codon): protein MSSLVASPVASPVASLAVPPLVSVTGYAITKPDILAEVERGDEGVAAAAGRYGEHQSPRPHAAPAGPSQGDWQGKEVKSEDGVSPPPHSPPSRHTGPADFLVPLRERGCSYCGVLEPEPNPGAGNGGFIAAPPAFESRRCRPGEPPLDCAECGRGVGQKPDLVRHRLGRGTELGYACGRCGRGLAEPAGLGATGSPHRPAPCTGRSSGSAEGATAAPRKERKELSLTEKVRVLEMLEGPKVSQSELAKRFGVSQPQICRIIKNKERILSEWHRSGDPERKRKREGKDAALEAALLRWVEGARAADLPVSRPLLQLRARHLAGALARPDPEPCGGWLARLGARHGLAGKKPPAEKGDAEQPTAEHWAGAVLPGLLRSYAPAEIFACGETAVLLPAGGPGKGESSGERLTLLLCANASGSEKVPLRAVGDSPRPRCLRGVNLEQMPWSYRAGSLAGLTAPLFAEWLREFNEGMRRQGKSVLLLLAKHEAHPYLQLSNVRMVFVPPATALAQPLDRGIASDLKGHYRRRLLRWLPAERGAEQPSLLDVLHMLAQAWGDVHPGLIASCFRAAGLTPDASAEAVSLTSAPGLLSREQLERDGDPAGADGDEGMAEGEDAGELAAVPPCPSEREVWRSLATLRRYLECQATSPDLFQAFYELEDAVHMVSAGAGRALLGDTLPKQ from the exons ATGTCATCACTGGTGGCATCTCCAGTGGCATCACCAGTGGCATCACTGGCTGTCCCTCCTCTTGTCTCTGTGACAGGTTACGCCATCACCAAACCCGACATCCTGGCCGAGGTGGAGCGAGGGGACGAGGGG gtggcggcggcagcggggcgtTACGGGGAGCACCAGAGCCCCCGGCCACACGCGGCGCCCGCCGGCCCCTCCCAGG GGGactggcaggggaaggaggtgaAGAGCGAGGACGGGGTGTCCCCACCGCCCCACTCCCCCCCGTCCCGCCACACCGGCCCCGCCGACTTCCTCGTCCCGCTGCGGGAACGGGGCTGCAGCTACTGCGGCGTCCTCGAGCCGGAGCCGAATCCCGGTGCCGGTAACGGGGGGTTCATCGCCGCACCCCCCGCCTTCGAGAGCCGCCGCTGCCGGCCCGGGGAGCCGCCGCTGGATTGTGCCGAGTGCGGCCGAGGCGTCGGGCAGAAGCCGGACCTGGTGCGGCACCGGCTGGGCCGTGGCACGGAGCTCGGCTACGCCTGCGGCCGCTGCGGGAGAGGCCTCGCCGAgccggcggggctgggggccacGGGCAGCCCCCACCGCCCGGCCCCCTGCACCGGGCGCTCCTCGGGCTCGGCGGAGGGAGCGACGGCAGCGCCGCGCAAGGAGCGGAAAGAGCTGTCGCTGACCGAGAAGGTGCGGGTGCTGGAGATGCTGGAGGGCCCCAAGGTGTCGCAGAGCGAGCTGGCCAAGCGCTTCGGGGTGTCGCAGCCCCAGATCTGCCGCATCATCAAGAACAAGGAGCGCATCCTGAGCGAGTGGCACCGCAGCGGCGACCCCGAGCGGAAGCGCAAGCGGGAGGGGAAGGACGCGGCGCTGGAGGCCGCGCTGCTGCGCTGGGTGGAGGGGGCCCGCGCCGCCGACCTGCCCGtgagccgcccgctgctgcagctcagggccAGGCACCTGGCCGGGGCGCTGGCCCGGCCCGACCCCGAGCCCTGCGGCGGCTGGCTGGCTCGCCTGGGCGCTCGCCACGGCCTCGCCGGCAAGAAGCCGCCGGCGGAGAAAGGGGACGCGGAGCAGCCCACGGCGGAGCACTGGGCCGGCGCGGTGCTGCCCGGCCTCCTCCGCAGCTACGCGCCCGCCGAGATCTTCGCCTGCGGGGAGACCGCGGTGCTGCTCCCGGCCGGCGGCCCCGGCAAGGGCGAGAGCAGCGGCGAGCGGCTGACGCTGCTGCTCTGCGCCAACGCCAGCGGCTCGGAGAAGGTGCCGCTGCGGGCGGTGGGGGACAGCCCCCGGCCACGCTGCCTGCGGGGCGTCAACCTGGAGCAGATGCCGTGGAGCTACCGCGCCGGCAGCCTGGCCGGCCTGACCGCCCCGCTGTTCGCCGAGTGGCTGCGGGAGTTCAACGAGGGGATGCGGCGGCAGGGCAAGAGCGTCCTCCTCCTGCTCGCCAAGCACGAGGCGCACCCCTACCTCCAGCTGTCCAATGTCAGGATGGTCTTCGTCCCGCCGGCCAccgccctggcccagcccctgGACCGCGGCATCGCCAGCGACCTCAAGGGCCACTACCGGCGCCGGCTGCTGCGGTGGCTGCCGGCGGAGCGCGGCGCGGAGCAGCCCAGCCTGCTGGATGTGCTGCACATGCTGGCACAAGCCTGGGGCGACGTTCACCCGGGGCTCATCGCCAGCTGCTTCCGCGCCGCCGGCCTCACCCCCGATGCCAGCGCCGAGGCCGTGTCCCTCACTTCGGCACCCGGCCTGCTCAgccgggagcagctggagcGCGACGGGGACCCGGCGGGGGCGGATGGGGACGAGGGGATGGCGGAGGGCGAGGACGCGGGCGAGCTGGCGGCCGTGCCGCCCTGCCCCTCGGAGCGGGAGGTCTGGAGGAGCCTGGCCACGCTGCGGCGGTACCTGGAGTGCCAGGCCACCTCGCCGGACCTCTTCCAGGCCTTCTACGAGCTGGAGGACGCGGTGCACATGGTGTCAGCCGGCGCGGGGCGAGCCCTCCTCGGGGACACCCTTCCCAAGCAGTGA